From Watersipora subatra chromosome 2, tzWatSuba1.1, whole genome shotgun sequence, one genomic window encodes:
- the LOC137388369 gene encoding uncharacterized protein: protein MLFRKSPASEPVLIHPFCTPPTICTPPNICTPPHLLLLHPSYHLHPSSSTPSAPLLPSAPLLIYSFFTPPTICTPPHLLLLHPSYRLHPSSSTPSSPLLSSAPLLIYPFCTPPTVCTPPHLLLLHPSYHLHPSSSTPSAPLLPSAPLPPSASLLIYPFFTLPTICTPPTICTPPHLLLLHPSYHLHPLCTLASTCTPSAPFLPSSSFLNPSYRLHPSYYYSKVVLPFVLFMLPHTQLSQD, encoded by the coding sequence ATGTTGTTTCGCAAAAGTCCTGCTTCTGAACCTGTCCTCATCCACCCCTTTTGCACCCCTCCTACCATCTGCACCCCTCCTAACATCTGCACCCCTCCTCATCTACTCCTTCTTCACCCCTCCTATCATCTGCACCCCTCCTCATCTACCCCTTCTGCACCCCTCCTACCGTCTGCACCCCTCCTCATCTACTCCTTCTTCACCCCTCCTACCATCTGCACCCCTCCTCATCTACTCCTTCTGCATCCCTCCTACCGTCTGCACCCCTCCTCATCTACTCCTTCTTCACCCCTCCTATCATCTGCACCCCTCCTCATCTACCCCTTCTGCACCCCTCCTACCGTCTGCACCCCTCCTCATCTACTCCTTCTTCACCCCTCCTACCATCTGCACCCCTCCTCATCAACTCCTTCTGCACCCCTCCTACCATCTGCACCCCTCCCACCATCTGCATCCCTTCTCATCTACCCTTTCTTCACCCTTCCTACCATATGCACCCCTCCTACCATCTGCACCCCTCCTCATCTACTCCTTCTTCACCCCTCCTACCATCTGCACCCCTTATGCACCCTTGCTTCCACCTGCACCCCTTCTGCACCCTTCCTACCATCCTCATCCTTTCTGAACCCCTCCTACCGTCTGCATCCCTCctattattatagcaaagttGTGTTACCTTTTGTCTTGTTTATGTTACCTCATACTCAGTTGTCTCAGGATTAG